In Thermodesulfobacteriota bacterium, the DNA window GGCAAAACAATTAGCCGGTAAGGATAGTTTTCTCGATTTAAATCAAGATGAAATGATGGAGATTTTAAACATGGCCTACGCGAGCGAATCTCTTTCCAGCAGTGGCGGAGTTTCAAATCTGTATGGCACTATGCTACCGGGCATATTGCTTATTAATCATTTAATTCGTGAGACAATTGAAATCTTCTATACAAGCGACGCAGGGTGGAAGGTCGTGGGTTATCAGGGGCCTCCGCAGTGGAAAGGGAATCTGGATTACGATAAGTGTGGCTTTTAGATGAGCGCAAGTAAGGAAGTTGACGTTTGTATTGTAGGATCCGGTGCTGGAGGCGCTCCTGTAGCATATGCGCTCGGGAAGGCTGGATTCTCCGTCGTGGTTCTCGAAGCGGGTCCTCGATTTACTCAAAAAGAATACCACCTTGCTCAGACGGACTGGGAGCAATACCCATATCCTGAGCCTTTTGCCGAGCGCGAGTATGGTGGGAAGAAAGACCTTTATACCTACAGCCAACCAGAAGCATTAGATCCAAAATATAAAAAACTTCGCTCATGGTCCAAGGCACAGGGTAATTATAATAACTCTGATAGAAGAAGGCCGCCCCATGTCGACAGGGCGAAAGGGGTCGGAGGGACAACCCTCCACTACCAGGGTGAGGCACACCGTTTTTCTCCATATGGATTTAAGTCGAAGTCTCTCTACGGAGTTGGAGACGACTGGCCAATAAATTACAAAGACCTTGAACCTTTTTATGAAAAGGCCGAAAAATTACTGGGAGTTACGGGTTTAAATGGGAACCCATTCAAACCGCCCGGGGGTCTATTTCCTAATCCCCCGCATGGTCTTAGCTGTGCGAGTGAGCGGGTTAAGGTTGGTTTCGATAAGCTAGGACTGCATCTCTGGCCTAACTCTCTGAACATCAACTCAAGACCCTTCGGCGGCAGGCCAGCTTGCAACTATTGTAATGGCTGTTTTCTCGGATGCATGATGAAGGCAAAAGGTAGTATGGATGTGACTTTGATCCCAAAAGCGGAGGCAACCGGAAATGTCGAGGTCAGACCAGATTCGGTTGTAAGGGAGATTACCGTAAATAAAAACGGCAAAGTTGATGGAGTAATTTATTTTGGCTCCAATAAGGTCGAAAAAATACAAAATGCAAAAATAGTCGTTGTTTCTGCGAGCGCACTCGAATCCTCGAGGCTGCTTTTAAATTCGAAGTCTTCTCAATTTCCGGAAGGTCTTGCCAATAACAGTGGGATGGTCGGAAAGAATTTTATGGAGACAGTAATCTATAGTAACACGGTTCTCTTCGCTGAGCCAATCGAATCGTATAAAGGGCTTCAGATAGATAGCCGAGCCTGGGATT includes these proteins:
- a CDS encoding GMC family oxidoreductase, with translation MSASKEVDVCIVGSGAGGAPVAYALGKAGFSVVVLEAGPRFTQKEYHLAQTDWEQYPYPEPFAEREYGGKKDLYTYSQPEALDPKYKKLRSWSKAQGNYNNSDRRRPPHVDRAKGVGGTTLHYQGEAHRFSPYGFKSKSLYGVGDDWPINYKDLEPFYEKAEKLLGVTGLNGNPFKPPGGLFPNPPHGLSCASERVKVGFDKLGLHLWPNSLNINSRPFGGRPACNYCNGCFLGCMMKAKGSMDVTLIPKAEATGNVEVRPDSVVREITVNKNGKVDGVIYFGSNKVEKIQNAKIVVVSASALESSRLLLNSKSSQFPEGLANNSGMVGKNFMETVIYSNTVLFAEPIESYKGLQIDSRAWDYNEPRKENNFMGGLVLGVSALDLLGPLSYAQKIAPGWGKEHKDFMQKYFGHAVNVFAIGEQLPREENMITIDQEVRDYYGIPVARISTRLSDNDLEMLSFMQRKCNEIVEAAGAVDMVRQFGSYDLSMMSHMGGTCRMGSDPKTSVLNPYCQSHDVKNLFVIDSSCFVTQGGGDSPSLTIHAIAFRAADFIIREAKKGNL